In a genomic window of Microbispora sp. ZYX-F-249:
- a CDS encoding cyclase family protein: MSVLRDLVDGIRSGGIEVLDLTAPLSDKTPILSLPEPFGQTVPFSLQEISRYDDRGPGWYWNNFTTGEHTGTHFDAPNHWVTGRDGEDVSQVAPAKLIAPAVVLDFSAESAADPDFLLEIDHVKAWEAEHGPLPDGGWLLYRTGWDVRAHDQAEFLNADETGPHTPGMSPACARFLAEETPIAGIGVETVGTDAGAAHSFDPAFPCHSYLLGAGKYGLTQLRNLDRLPVTGAVVVAGPLPIVGGSGSPVRVLALVER; the protein is encoded by the coding sequence GTGTCGGTGTTGCGGGATTTGGTGGACGGCATCCGGAGCGGGGGGATCGAGGTGCTCGACCTCACCGCGCCGCTGAGCGACAAGACACCGATCCTGTCGCTGCCGGAGCCGTTCGGGCAGACGGTGCCGTTCTCGCTGCAGGAGATCAGCCGGTACGACGACCGCGGCCCCGGCTGGTACTGGAACAACTTCACCACGGGCGAGCACACCGGCACGCACTTCGACGCCCCCAACCACTGGGTGACCGGGCGCGACGGCGAGGACGTGTCGCAGGTGGCCCCCGCCAAGCTGATCGCCCCCGCCGTGGTGCTCGACTTCAGCGCCGAGTCGGCCGCCGACCCCGACTTCCTGCTGGAGATCGACCACGTGAAGGCGTGGGAGGCCGAGCACGGGCCGCTGCCGGACGGCGGCTGGCTGCTGTACCGCACGGGCTGGGACGTGCGCGCCCACGACCAGGCGGAGTTCCTCAACGCCGACGAGACGGGGCCGCACACGCCCGGCATGTCGCCCGCCTGCGCCCGCTTCCTGGCCGAGGAGACGCCGATCGCGGGCATCGGCGTGGAGACCGTGGGCACCGACGCGGGCGCCGCCCACTCCTTCGACCCCGCGTTCCCGTGCCACTCGTACCTGCTCGGCGCGGGGAAGTACGGCCTGACGCAGCTGCGCAACCTCGACCGGCTCCCGGTGACGGGCGCGGTCGTGGTCGCCGGGCCGCTGCCGATCGTCGGCGGCTCCGGCAGCCCGGTGCGCGTGCTCGCGCTGGTGGAGCGGTGA
- a CDS encoding thiamine pyrophosphate-binding protein — translation MNVAEAVGAALAALGVRAAFGVVGSGNFHVTNALVEHGVRYVAARHEGGAATMADAYARMSGTVAVLTVHQGPGLTNALTGVTEAAKSRTPLLVLAPEVTSPTSNFRVDQTALAEAVGAHCARVGSAETVVDDTVMAFLAALLGRRTVVLNLPLDVQAETLPEEAAAAVRELLAGRGHRDVASRVPAAWGLTFPVDSGDEEEPEGLPAEPSDTLTRFTRLLAEARRPVFVAGRGARGARRELEALGERVGALFATSAVAKGNFHGSPWDLDVSGGFATPLAAELIRDADLVVGWGCSFTMWTTRHGALIGPQSRVVQVDLDPDALGVHREIDLGVVGDVRETARAVAALLGEGGADGEAGRRGYRAPEIAERIAREGRWRDVPYEDLSAGGRIDPRTLTIGLDDLLPQERLVAVDSGNFMGYPSMFLTVPDGGAFCFTQAFQSIGLGLATAIGAAVARPDRLAVAALGDGGALMGVAELETVVRLGLPMVVVVYDDDGYGAEVHHFGPGGFPLGTVTFPPADIAAIARGFGFEAVTVRAEEDLSGVAEWLKGPRDKPLLVHAKVTADRPSWWLEEAFRGH, via the coding sequence GTGAACGTCGCGGAGGCCGTCGGCGCGGCCCTCGCCGCCCTCGGCGTACGGGCGGCCTTCGGCGTCGTCGGCAGCGGCAACTTCCACGTCACCAACGCCCTCGTCGAGCACGGCGTGCGCTACGTCGCGGCGCGGCACGAGGGCGGGGCCGCCACGATGGCCGACGCCTACGCCCGGATGAGCGGCACGGTCGCCGTGCTCACCGTCCACCAGGGACCCGGCCTCACCAACGCGCTGACCGGCGTCACCGAGGCGGCCAAGAGCCGCACTCCGCTGCTGGTGCTCGCCCCGGAGGTCACCTCGCCCACCTCCAACTTCCGCGTCGACCAGACCGCCCTCGCCGAGGCGGTGGGCGCGCACTGCGCCCGGGTCGGGTCGGCGGAGACGGTCGTGGACGACACCGTGATGGCCTTCCTCGCCGCCCTGCTCGGGCGCCGGACCGTGGTGCTCAACCTGCCCTTGGACGTGCAGGCCGAGACGCTGCCCGAGGAGGCCGCCGCGGCCGTGCGCGAACTGCTGGCCGGACGCGGGCACCGCGACGTGGCGAGCCGCGTGCCTGCGGCGTGGGGGCTGACGTTCCCCGTCGATTCGGGGGACGAGGAGGAGCCGGAGGGGCTTCCCGCGGAGCCGTCCGACACGTTGACACGGTTCACGCGGCTGCTGGCGGAGGCGCGGCGCCCGGTCTTCGTGGCCGGCCGGGGAGCCCGGGGCGCGCGGCGCGAACTGGAGGCGCTCGGCGAGCGGGTGGGGGCGCTGTTCGCCACATCGGCCGTCGCCAAGGGCAACTTCCACGGCAGTCCCTGGGACCTCGACGTGAGCGGCGGGTTCGCCACCCCGCTCGCGGCCGAGCTGATCCGCGACGCCGACCTCGTCGTGGGCTGGGGCTGTTCGTTCACCATGTGGACCACCCGGCACGGCGCGCTGATCGGCCCGCAGAGCAGGGTCGTCCAGGTGGACCTCGACCCCGACGCGCTGGGCGTGCACCGCGAGATCGACCTCGGCGTGGTCGGCGACGTACGCGAGACCGCGCGGGCCGTCGCCGCCCTGCTCGGTGAGGGCGGGGCCGACGGCGAGGCGGGCAGGCGCGGCTACCGCGCCCCGGAGATCGCCGAGCGCATCGCCCGCGAGGGGCGCTGGCGCGACGTGCCGTACGAGGACCTGAGCGCCGGGGGACGCATCGACCCCCGCACGCTGACCATCGGGCTCGACGACCTGCTCCCGCAGGAGCGGCTGGTCGCCGTGGACTCCGGCAACTTCATGGGATATCCGTCGATGTTCCTCACGGTCCCGGACGGCGGCGCGTTCTGCTTCACCCAGGCGTTCCAGTCGATCGGGCTGGGCCTGGCAACCGCGATCGGCGCGGCCGTCGCGCGGCCCGACCGGCTGGCGGTCGCCGCGCTCGGCGACGGCGGGGCCCTGATGGGCGTCGCCGAGCTGGAGACGGTCGTACGGCTCGGCCTGCCCATGGTGGTCGTGGTCTACGACGACGACGGGTACGGCGCGGAGGTCCACCACTTCGGCCCCGGCGGGTTCCCGCTCGGCACGGTCACCTTCCCGCCCGCCGACATCGCGGCGATCGCCCGGGGCTTCGGCTTCGAGGCGGTGACCGTACGGGCGGAGGAGGACCTGTCCGGCGTCGCCGAGTGGCTGAAGGGGCCGCGCGACAAGCCCCTGCTCGTCCATGCGAAGGTCACCGCCGACCGCCCGTCGTGGTGGCTGGAGGAGGCGTTCCGCGGGCACTGA
- a CDS encoding lysophospholipid acyltransferase family protein, producing the protein MAEIVYPPVLRTALTAFKLLDLRFHLEGTERIPRSGGAVLVSNHVSYLDFIFAGFAAHPAGRLVRFMAKKEVFDHPVSGPLMRGMHHIPVDRSAGAGAYDAAVRALKDGEIVGNFAEATISRSFTIKEIKNGPIRMAAEAGVPVIPVALWGGQRLWTKGRPRKLLQRHVPITILVGEPMHPMPGDDIAALTDDLRRRMADLLDEAQRTYPDQPRGVWWQPAHLGGTAPTPEEAAALDAAARPRRT; encoded by the coding sequence ATGGCTGAGATCGTGTACCCGCCGGTCCTGAGGACCGCGCTGACCGCCTTCAAACTGCTCGACCTGAGGTTCCACCTGGAGGGCACGGAGCGGATACCCCGCAGCGGCGGCGCGGTCCTGGTGAGCAACCATGTCAGCTACCTCGACTTCATCTTCGCCGGCTTCGCCGCCCACCCCGCCGGGCGGCTGGTCCGGTTCATGGCGAAGAAGGAGGTCTTCGACCACCCCGTGTCGGGCCCGCTGATGCGCGGCATGCACCACATCCCGGTGGACCGGTCGGCCGGGGCGGGCGCCTACGACGCCGCCGTACGGGCCCTCAAGGACGGCGAGATCGTCGGCAACTTCGCCGAGGCGACGATCAGCAGGTCGTTCACGATCAAGGAGATCAAGAACGGCCCGATCCGGATGGCGGCCGAGGCCGGGGTGCCCGTGATCCCGGTCGCCCTGTGGGGCGGCCAGCGGCTGTGGACCAAGGGCCGCCCCCGCAAGCTGCTCCAGCGGCACGTCCCGATCACGATCCTGGTCGGCGAGCCCATGCACCCGATGCCGGGCGACGACATCGCCGCACTCACCGACGACCTGCGGCGGCGGATGGCGGACCTGCTCGACGAGGCCCAGCGAACCTACCCCGACCAGCCGCGGGGCGTGTGGTGGCAGCCCGCCCACCTCGGCGGCACGGCGCCCACCCCCGAGGAGGCCGCCGCCCTCGACGCCGCCGCCCGGCCGCGCCGCACGTAA
- a CDS encoding alpha/beta hydrolase — protein MPLMLQVHGGGFVGTAVQSDWVNSHLAARLPAVVVSVEHRLLDERTPLPAAVNDGWDVLRHVVAHAARWGVDPARIAVVGENTGALVTALAAIRAGRSGPVLRAQVLVNPAVHLTPAGFEHPSMREHADSPGFTMPQIRLFRRLAVPPETDPRAVSPLHAGDLSGLVPALVVVPTVGPVADRGRCCAARLRAAETPARLTEYPKATHAFLSLPGVVPHAKAARTEITEFLREALPRDVRPGGYVRRGRAAASRAAASSGVGAVPPRWAGCHHTPRGWSG, from the coding sequence CTGCCGCTCATGCTGCAGGTGCACGGCGGCGGCTTCGTGGGCACGGCCGTGCAGAGCGACTGGGTGAACAGTCACCTCGCCGCGAGGCTGCCCGCAGTCGTCGTCTCGGTCGAGCACCGCCTCCTCGACGAGCGGACCCCGCTGCCGGCGGCCGTGAACGACGGCTGGGACGTGCTCCGGCACGTGGTGGCGCACGCCGCGCGGTGGGGAGTCGACCCGGCGCGTATCGCGGTCGTCGGCGAGAACACCGGCGCGCTCGTCACCGCCCTGGCCGCGATCCGGGCCGGACGGTCAGGGCCGGTCCTGCGGGCGCAGGTGCTGGTCAATCCCGCCGTCCACCTGACCCCGGCGGGGTTCGAGCATCCCTCGATGAGGGAGCACGCCGACAGCCCCGGCTTCACCATGCCGCAGATCCGGCTGTTCCGGCGGCTCGCCGTGCCGCCGGAAACCGACCCTCGTGCGGTGTCGCCGCTGCACGCCGGCGACCTGAGCGGCCTGGTCCCGGCGCTCGTGGTGGTGCCGACCGTCGGCCCGGTGGCCGACCGGGGCCGCTGTTGTGCCGCGCGGCTGCGGGCGGCCGAGACGCCCGCGCGGCTGACCGAATACCCCAAAGCCACGCACGCGTTCCTCAGCCTGCCGGGCGTGGTGCCGCACGCCAAGGCCGCGCGGACGGAGATCACCGAGTTCCTCCGCGAGGCCCTGCCGCGTGACGTGCGGCCGGGCGGTTACGTGCGGCGCGGCCGGGCGGCGGCGTCGAGGGCGGCGGCCTCCTCGGGGGTGGGCGCCGTGCCGCCGAGGTGGGCGGGCTGCCACCACACGCCCCGCGGCTGGTCGGGGTAG
- a CDS encoding helix-turn-helix transcriptional regulator: MSIVPSPPLVGRAAELRTLIDAVTRPPAVVLVEGEAGIGKTRLVRAALDRLPSGDRAVLLGYCHQIREPFPYGPVFEALRDIRGRLPAAHRLNPVTGALRGYLPELAGALPPPPQPLDDPRAERHRVFRAIRALLAAVGPAVLVVEDLHWADDGTLDLLRFLAGQPPQGLAVVATCRRDGTAGPPLGRAYRHQPDTANVVVRLAPLDVPAVASLAGALLERSDLAPGFVARLHERTAGIPFVVEELVRSLPAGLPGADDPDSLDRAVDRAGVPLLLREAMAERMAGLSPAAARAVRAAAVLRLPADEETITAVAGGTSGPGSAGPGSLGPGSAGLAEALRAGVLHEHPGGRYGFRHALAQQAVYDAVPGPERRSAHVRAMAALAATDAPPLVQLAFHARRAGDTGAWVRHGTAAARQAAALGDTALAVEVIEGMLDDPDLPAAGRGPLVLMLSRLAATGLSHQRVVRLLRQVLRGDFLSRDVRGEVRLNLGVVLSNQAGDAAAGRPEILAALAELSDRPTLAARGWASIAMPEWGTESLAEHAEWMARAEALVATADNPELSAAVLANRASFEMTTGSPGAFDVAARLPVADPRPAVRREVARAYCNLHDSATTVGLYAAAERFAREGRRLALETGAQYPAFLLDASVIRREWLTGRWDGLRDRAASLGESATETPLIAVDLWLVLGSLALARGEWEEAVRQLHRAGLDAPDARNVPVVTAAAGVLVDLHLARGAVDEAAAEAGRAVTRLRRKGVWVWGASLVPSAAAAFARAGRAGTAAELVDEYAAGIVDRVAPAAHAALHAARGALAAAGLRHADAAACFARAREAYAALPQPYAAARAAEGEARAGLALGDGAAAAGFREAAQWYGRLGATHDAARCRRALRDIGVDVPLPRGGRRGAGALSQREREVARLVALGRTNREIADVLFLSTRTVETHVATVLRKLGVRSRTQIAPPS, from the coding sequence ATGAGCATCGTGCCCTCGCCCCCGCTGGTCGGACGCGCCGCTGAACTGCGGACCCTCATCGACGCGGTGACCCGGCCGCCCGCGGTCGTGCTGGTGGAGGGCGAGGCGGGCATCGGCAAGACCCGGCTCGTCCGCGCCGCGCTCGACCGCCTGCCGTCCGGCGACCGGGCCGTCCTGCTCGGCTACTGCCACCAGATCCGCGAGCCGTTCCCGTACGGGCCGGTCTTCGAGGCGCTGCGGGACATCAGGGGACGGCTCCCGGCGGCGCACCGGCTCAACCCGGTCACCGGTGCGCTCCGCGGCTACCTCCCCGAGCTGGCCGGCGCGCTGCCGCCGCCGCCCCAGCCGCTGGACGACCCGCGGGCCGAGCGCCACCGGGTGTTCCGCGCCATACGCGCCCTGCTGGCGGCCGTCGGACCGGCCGTGCTCGTCGTCGAGGACCTGCACTGGGCCGACGACGGCACGCTCGACCTGCTGCGCTTCCTGGCCGGTCAGCCGCCGCAGGGGCTGGCGGTGGTCGCGACCTGCCGGCGGGACGGCACGGCCGGGCCGCCGCTCGGCCGGGCCTACCGGCACCAGCCGGACACGGCCAACGTCGTCGTACGGCTGGCGCCGCTGGACGTGCCGGCTGTGGCCAGCCTGGCCGGCGCGCTGCTGGAGCGGTCCGACCTGGCTCCCGGGTTCGTCGCGCGGCTGCACGAGCGCACGGCGGGCATCCCGTTCGTGGTGGAGGAACTCGTCCGGTCGCTGCCCGCCGGTCTTCCCGGCGCGGACGATCCGGACTCGCTCGACCGCGCCGTCGACCGCGCCGGCGTCCCGCTGCTGCTGCGCGAGGCGATGGCCGAGCGGATGGCGGGACTGTCCCCGGCGGCGGCGCGCGCGGTCCGGGCGGCGGCGGTGCTGCGGCTGCCCGCGGACGAGGAGACGATCACCGCGGTCGCCGGGGGCACCTCCGGGCCGGGCTCCGCCGGGCCGGGCAGCCTCGGGCCGGGCTCCGCCGGCTTGGCCGAGGCGCTGCGCGCCGGGGTCCTGCACGAACATCCCGGCGGCCGGTACGGCTTCCGCCACGCGCTGGCCCAGCAGGCCGTCTACGACGCCGTCCCCGGCCCGGAACGCCGGTCGGCGCACGTCAGAGCGATGGCCGCGCTCGCCGCCACGGACGCGCCGCCGCTGGTGCAGCTGGCCTTCCACGCCCGGCGGGCCGGGGACACCGGCGCCTGGGTGCGTCACGGGACCGCCGCCGCCCGGCAGGCCGCCGCGCTGGGCGACACCGCGCTGGCCGTCGAGGTGATCGAGGGCATGCTCGACGACCCCGATCTCCCGGCCGCCGGCCGGGGCCCGTTGGTGCTGATGCTGAGCCGCCTGGCGGCGACGGGCCTGTCGCACCAGCGGGTGGTGCGGCTGCTGCGCCAGGTGCTCCGGGGTGACTTCCTCTCCCGGGACGTGCGCGGCGAGGTGCGGCTCAACCTCGGCGTCGTCCTGTCGAACCAGGCGGGCGACGCCGCCGCGGGGCGCCCGGAGATCCTGGCCGCCCTGGCCGAGCTGAGCGACCGGCCGACGCTGGCCGCCCGCGGCTGGGCCAGCATCGCGATGCCCGAATGGGGCACCGAGTCGCTGGCGGAGCACGCGGAGTGGATGGCCCGCGCCGAGGCGCTCGTCGCCACCGCCGACAACCCGGAGCTGTCGGCCGCGGTCCTGGCCAACCGGGCCTCCTTCGAGATGACGACCGGTTCTCCCGGCGCGTTCGACGTCGCCGCCCGGCTTCCGGTCGCCGATCCGCGTCCGGCGGTCCGGCGGGAGGTCGCCCGGGCGTACTGCAACCTCCACGACTCGGCGACCACCGTGGGGCTCTACGCGGCGGCCGAGCGGTTCGCCCGGGAGGGCCGGCGGCTCGCCCTGGAGACCGGCGCGCAGTATCCCGCCTTCCTCCTCGACGCCTCCGTCATCCGCAGGGAGTGGCTCACCGGGCGGTGGGACGGGCTCCGCGACCGGGCGGCGTCCCTGGGGGAGTCGGCCACCGAGACGCCGCTGATCGCGGTGGACCTCTGGCTGGTGCTCGGATCGCTGGCCCTGGCGAGGGGCGAATGGGAGGAGGCGGTCAGGCAGCTCCACCGCGCCGGGCTGGACGCCCCTGACGCCCGCAACGTCCCGGTCGTGACGGCCGCCGCCGGAGTGCTCGTGGACCTGCATCTCGCCCGCGGGGCGGTGGACGAGGCGGCCGCGGAGGCCGGGCGGGCGGTCACCCGGCTGCGCCGCAAGGGCGTGTGGGTGTGGGGGGCGAGCCTGGTCCCGTCCGCCGCCGCCGCGTTCGCCCGGGCCGGGCGGGCGGGGACGGCGGCCGAACTGGTGGACGAGTACGCCGCCGGCATCGTGGACCGGGTGGCGCCCGCGGCGCACGCCGCGCTGCACGCCGCCCGGGGCGCGCTCGCCGCCGCCGGACTGCGGCACGCCGACGCCGCCGCCTGCTTCGCCCGGGCCCGCGAGGCGTACGCCGCACTGCCCCAGCCGTACGCGGCGGCGCGGGCGGCCGAGGGCGAGGCGCGGGCCGGGCTCGCGCTCGGGGACGGGGCCGCGGCGGCGGGCTTCCGGGAGGCCGCACAGTGGTACGGCCGGCTCGGCGCCACCCACGACGCCGCCCGGTGCCGGCGGGCCCTGCGCGACATCGGGGTGGACGTCCCGCTGCCGCGCGGCGGGCGCCGGGGCGCCGGCGCGCTGTCGCAGCGGGAGCGGGAGGTGGCCCGGCTCGTCGCGCTCGGCCGGACCAACCGGGAGATCGCCGACGTGCTCTTCCTGTCCACACGCACGGTCGAGACCCACGTCGCCACCGTGCTGCGCAAGCTCGGCGTCCGGTCGCGGACGCAGATCGCGCCGCCCTCCTGA